The genomic segment GATCGCCGAACTCACCGCGCGAGAGGGCACGCCGCTCATCGACGTGCGTGAGAAGGACGAGTACGCGGCAGGCCACGTTCCGGGCGCCGTGAACATCCCGATGTCGGAGATCGGCAACCGCCTCGACGAACTCCCCGCGGAGGCGTTCGACGTCATCTGCCAGGCC from the Microbacterium ginsengiterrae genome contains:
- a CDS encoding rhodanese-like domain-containing protein, whose protein sequence is MKSITIAELTAREGTPLIDVREKDEYAAGHVPGAVNIPMSEIGNRLDELPAEAFDVICQAGGRSARVVQALEERGYDATNVEGGTGEWIALGNPVEKPSA